The genomic interval GAAGGTATAGAACCTGTTATTGCTATTGATTTAGAGAATCAATTATATAGTAAGAATACATTTCTATTTGAAATTGCTGGAATAATTAACTCAATAATAGCATTAACACATACGAATAATGTTAAAGAATTTGATTTTTACTCAAAGGAAAATTTATGTGAATGTTGCAAAGGAACTGGGAAAATAGAAACCATAAAAATAGATGAAATTATAAAAAATAATAATAAAAATATATGGGATGGATTATTTTATGAAGATATTATGAGGGCATTAAAAAAATACAATTTTACTAAAATTAAGTTTTTATTTAAAGAAATAAAAAAAATAGAAAATTATGATTTAAATAAAAATTATTCAGAAATGAGTGATATAGAAAAAGAGATTTTTTTATATGGCTATTGGAAAAATACTTTTTATGATTCAAATAAAAAAGTACAAAGAAGATGGAAGGGAATAATTTATTTAATAAAAAAATATATGCGTTCATCAGAGAGTATTTTCAAAAAAATTATAAAAGAAAACAGTGAGGAAACTAGGTGTCCAGTATGCAAAGGAAATATTTTAAAACATAACATTCCACTTGATGTTAATGGAAAAGACATAAGAAGTATTATCACTTCTAAAATTAAAGAAAATAAAACATTGTTGATAAAAATACCTCAAATAAAAGAAATTTTAGAAATTTTGGATGAAGATACTTTTCTTAATACAGATGTTTCTTTGTTATCAGAAAAAAAGCAGGTTATTCTTAAAATTTTAGAAATAAAATATGCAAGTTTTCTAGGATATACTATAGTTTTAAAAAATACTTCACCTTTTATTGATGATATTCAAAAGAATATAAATGAAATTTCAAAAAATAATAGATTATTTCTTTTAGATTATAAAAAAATAAACTGTACAAAGGAAGAGATATTAGAAGCATATTATGAAAATAATAAACTAAAAAGAACATCATATCTATATGAGATATTTGGCTATAAAAAAATAAGTACAATTATTAATAAAATTCGTAAGGAAAAAGTATGTCAATACTGTAATGGTAAAGGTAAATTAAGAGAAGAAAATTTATATGAGAATATTGATATAACAGAAACATCTTGCTCTTTCTGTAATGAAACAGGACTTTCAATAGAAGGATTAAATACAGAAATAGAAGGGGTTTCAATAAAAGAATGGTATTATGGAAGTATAGATAGAATAAATAAAGATCTTCCAGATGAATTAAAAAATCTCTCTCTTATGTCAAAAATATGTGATTTAAATAAAGAGCAACTTATAAAATTAAAAGAATATTTAAAATAAAGGAGTAAAATAATGTTAACATATGATCTTAAAGTAGGATATTCTTGTAACAATCGTTGTAAACATTGTGTTATTGATGATAGCAAAGACATGCTATTAAATAAAGCCGTTTCTATTGATTTAACAACAAATGAATGTATGGAACAAATAGATGAGATGCTAAAAAAGAGAATTACTTCAATTGTTCTTACAGGTGGTGAAGTAACGATAAGGAAGGATTTTTCAGAGTTAATAAAGAAGTGTGTAGATAGTAATTTGTTGATAACGGTTCAAACGAATGGAAGAAAGTTAAATGATGTAAAAATAATAAATGCTATTAAAGATGTAAAGAATATTAAATTTGTTATAGCTTTGCATGGTAAAAGTGCAAAAACTCATGATGCTATAACACAAGTAAGAGGAAGCTTTATTGAAACTTGTCAAGGAATCAAAAAAATGTGTCTTCTAGGAAAAAATGTTATATTGAAAATAGTTATTTCTAAAATAAATATGCTAGAATTACCAGAAATTATTAAATTAGCTTCAAACTTAGGAGTAAAATATATATGTTTCGCTTTCCCACATGGACATGGAGCAGCAAGAAAGAATTTTTCTAAAATTATTCCTACTTATTCCGAACTTAAAGAAATTCTAAGAGAGATGATTAATATTGCTACTCAAGAAAAAATTAATATTGAATTTGAAGCAATCCCTTTTTGTATTATACCATATGCTATGCAATTAGTAGGGGAATTAAAATATCTTGAAGGAAATACTATGTGTACTCAAGTAAGAGAAGATACTTTTGATTGGGAAAAAGTAAGAAAGTCAATCAAAAGAAAAGGTAATAATTGTATAAAGTGTGATATGGATAATTTTTGTGAAGGACCTTGGTCAGAGTATATAGAAACATTTGGAACTGATGAACTAATTCCCATAAGACTTCCTATCAAAAGTAAGGAATTAATTTATAAGGCACTTAATAAAAAAATTTAAAAATAAAGGAAGTTAACTAAAATTGGAAAGAATATAGTAAAATATGATATTTTTATTAATTTATTAAGAATATATTGTTTTTTAAACATTAAAAATATAGGCTATTTGTCAAATAGTGTTGATGAAAAAGTTTAGACTATGACCTGACATAATTGAGAGAATTTTTGAGAATTAAAAACTTAAAAATTCTCTTTTTTTATTTATTAGGAAAGTATAAATTTAAAGAGGTCAAATAAAAAAAGAAATGTGAAGATATCAATTTAAGTAAAAAAATAATATTTATCAAAATATCTAAAATAATTAAAAAAATTGCAAGACAAAAAGCTCTAATGAAAAATTGTCATTAGAGAATTATTAGAAATAAATTTTATGTATGGTTCGACCATACCAATCAGCACTTACATAAATTTCTTGTATATCCATCATAATTTTACAATAAGGACACATAAATGGATGCACATCAAAGGTATCAATAGATTGTTTCACATAGAAAGAATACTCAGATTTAGAAAATTTTTTCTTGTATTTTTTAACAGTATCTTTTAACTTTATTGTAATATTCCGCACGTAAAAACTAAATCTATTAATCATTTTAAAATTTTTGGGCAGTAAATGAATAAGAATTTGCTGGACAAATTGGTTGTATAATAAATGGTGTTGATGGAAGAAATTTCTATCAATGCCATTTTTTTAATAAAAAAAGTTGAGACAATAAAATTTTCCTGTTAAAATTAAATCGCCAAAAATAACTCAAAAAGGAAGTGATTTCATTGTCTCTATCTAATTTTATCAAAACTATCTTAAATATTCAAGATGATAATATTTCTTTTCCAGAAGAAGAATATTGTCAAGTTACTTAAAAAGGTAATTATCTAGTTAAAGTTTTTAAAGGATTTCTTAAGTCTAATTACTGCGCTTGTCCTCATTGCAATTCTAAAAATATTGTTAAAAATGGTTCAAGAATTCGTAAAATTAAATATATTCCTATTCAAAATTACAATATTGAACTTGAACTTAAAGAAAGTTAAAGTTATTTTGGAAGTTATTCTTAAAATATTATCCTGATCTTTGTCAAGTAAACTATTACTGTCAAAGTTTCAAGTGCAAACTTAGTAGCAAAGATAAAGTGGATTATCTTTTAGAAAAGTGTCCTAAATTGGAAGCTAACTTTAATGTATATCAGGATATTATTCAAGCAATTAGACATAATAACTTTAAAAGATTTGAAAATATAGTAAAAAAATATTTAACAACTAAAGAAAAAATTTCTAAGAAAATGATGATAGCACTAAAAACTCTAAAAAAATATATGAAGTATATTGAGAATATGTTTGAATCAAATATTACAAATGGATTAATAGAAGGTTTAAACAATAAAATTAAATCAATAAAAAGAACAGCATTTGGATATTCAAATTTTAGTAATTTTAAAAAGCGTGTATTGATTCAAGAAGGTATTATTCCAATTAGTGCTTAATTTTATAATGCAATAATGCGATTTAATAGCAATAAAAAAAAGAGAATTTTTAAGTTTTTAATTCTCAAAAATTCTCTCAATTATGTCAGGTCATAGTCTAAACTTTTTCATCAACACTATTTGACAAATAACCAAAAGTCTAGGAGTTTTTCTTTGTTTAGCTATTTTTACAAAGAAATATTTGGAAAAATATTTTTATTTTTCTTTGAAATATAAGAAAAAAAT from Fusobacterium pseudoperiodonticum carries:
- a CDS encoding radical SAM protein is translated as MLTYDLKVGYSCNNRCKHCVIDDSKDMLLNKAVSIDLTTNECMEQIDEMLKKRITSIVLTGGEVTIRKDFSELIKKCVDSNLLITVQTNGRKLNDVKIINAIKDVKNIKFVIALHGKSAKTHDAITQVRGSFIETCQGIKKMCLLGKNVILKIVISKINMLELPEIIKLASNLGVKYICFAFPHGHGAARKNFSKIIPTYSELKEILREMINIATQEKINIEFEAIPFCIIPYAMQLVGELKYLEGNTMCTQVREDTFDWEKVRKSIKRKGNNCIKCDMDNFCEGPWSEYIETFGTDELIPIRLPIKSKELIYKALNKKI